One Hippocampus zosterae strain Florida chromosome 4, ASM2543408v3, whole genome shotgun sequence genomic window carries:
- the tspan18b gene encoding LOW QUALITY PROTEIN: tetraspanin-18b (The sequence of the model RefSeq protein was modified relative to this genomic sequence to represent the inferred CDS: substituted 1 base at 1 genomic stop codon) — protein MEGDCLSCMXYLMFIFNFLIFLGGSFMLGVGVWVLVDPMGFKEIVAANPLLFAGVYVILAIGAMLFLLGFLGCCGALRENQCLLLFFFMFILFIFLAELAATLLAFLFREHLTREYFTRELKHHYQGYNITDVFTSTWNAIMATFDCCGVSGPEDFSLSLFRLLNPNKMTPDACCRGSNYQGHMEHVSMMQCISGNPAFQNNKGCYSALMDYFETYIYTAGALAIVVLTIELFAMVFALCLFRGIQ, from the exons ATGGAGGGTGATTGCCTCAGCTGTATGTAGTACCTGATGTTCATCTTCAACTTCCTCATCTTT CTCGGAGGCTCCTTCATGCTGGGTGTTGGTGTTTGGGTGCTGGTTGACCCGATGGGCTTCAAAGAAATTGTGGCAGCCAACCCCCTGCTGTTTGCGGGGGTCTACGTCATCTTGGCCATTGGAGCGATGCTCTTCCTGCTGGGCTTCCTGGGCTGCTGTGGAGCATTACGGGAAAACCAATGTCTGCTTCTTTTT TTCTTCATGTTCATCCTTTTCATCTTCCTAGCTGAGCTGGCAGCTACTCTGCTGGCTTTCTTATTCAGAGAACAT TTAACCAGAGAGTATTTCACCCGGGAGCTAAAGCACCATTATCAAGGTTACAACATCACTGACGTCTTCACCTCGACATGGAATGCCATAATGGCCACA TTTGACTGTTGTGGAGTAAGTGGCCCCGAGGACTTCAGCTTGAGTCTCTTCAGGCTCCTCAACCCCAACAAGATGACTCCCGATGCCTGTTGCCGAGGAAGCAACTACCAAGGACACATGGAGCATGTCAGCATGATGCAGTGCATCAGTGGAAACCCCGCTTTTCAGAACAACAAG GGCTGTTACTCTGCACTGATGGACTACTTTGAGACGTACATTTACACAGCAGGAGCGCTCGCCATTGTGGTGCTGACAATTGAG CTCTTTGCCATGGTCTTTGCATTGTGTTTGTTTCGAGGCATCCAGTAG